Proteins encoded within one genomic window of Elephas maximus indicus isolate mEleMax1 chromosome 21, mEleMax1 primary haplotype, whole genome shotgun sequence:
- the LDHD gene encoding probable D-lactate dehydrogenase, mitochondrial isoform X3, which produces MALLLRVTTWGLCPWRGYSSKGAQGALSKGFVEALKAVVGPSSVSTAAVIREQHGRDESVHRCQPPDAVVWPQNVYQVCRLAALCYCQGVPIIPFGTGTGLEGGVCAVQGGVCINLTHMDRILELNLEDFSVVVEPGVTRKALNTHLRDSGLWFPVDPGADASLCGMAATGASGTNAVRYGTMRDNVLNLEVVLPNGQLLHTAGPRRHFRKSAAGYNLTALFVGSEGTLGLITATTLRLHPAPEATVAATCAFPSVQAAVDSTVHILQAAVPVARIEFLDDVTMDACNRHSKLNCSVAPTLFLEFHGSKQALAEQLQRAEEITRHNGASHFSWAKEPEERSRLWAARHNVWYAVLALRPGCKGYSTDVCVPISRLPEILVQTKEDLKASGLTGAIVGHVGDGNFHCILVVDPEDPEELHRVEAFAQHLGRRALALHGTCTGEHGIGLGKRQLLQEEVGAVGVETMRQLKAMLDPRGLMNPGKVL; this is translated from the exons ATGGCCCTTCTGCTGCGGGTCACGACCTGGGGCCTGTGCCCTTGGAGAGGCTACAGCTCTAAGGGGGCGCAG GGCGCACTCAGCAAGGGCTTTGTGGAGGCCCTGAAGGCAGTGGTGGGCCCCTCCAGTGTGTCTACGGCTGCTGTGATCAGAGAGCAGCACGGGCGGGATGAGTCCGTACACAG GTGCCAGCCTCCAGATGCCGTGGTCTGGCCCCAGAATGTGTACCAGGTCTGCCGGCTGGCAGCCCTGTGCTACTGCCAGGGTGTGCCCATCATCCCCTTTGGCACCGGGACGGGGCTTGAGGGTGGAGTGTGCGCTGTGCAG GGTGGTGTCTGCATTAACCTGACCCACATGGACCGGATCCTGGAGTTGAATCTGGAAGACTTCTCAGTGGTGGTGGAGCCCGGCGTCACCCGCAAAGCTCTTAACACCCACCTGCGGGATAGCGGCCTTTGGTTCCCTGTGG ACCCAGGTGCAGATGCCTCACTCTGTGGCATGGCGGCCACTGGGGCCTCGGGCACCAATGCCGTGCGCTATGGCACCATGCGGGACAACGTTCTGAACCTGGAGGTTGTGCTGCCCAACGGGCAGCTGCTGCACACTGCAGGTCCACGCCGTCACTTCCG GAAGAGTGCAGCTGGCTACAACCTCACGGCGCTCTTTGTGGGCTCCGAGGGGACACTGGGCCTCATCACAGCCACCACCCTGCGCCTGCACCCTGCCCCTGAGGCCACGGTGGCTGCCACCTGTGCATTCCCCAGTGTCCAGGCTGCCGTGGACAGCACCGTGCACATCCTTCAGGCTGCAGTGCCTGTGGCCCGCATTG AGTTCCTGGATGACGTCACGATGGATGCCTGCAACAGGCACAGCAAGCTGAACTGCTCAGTGGCACCCACACTCTTCCTGGAGTTCCACGGCTCCAAGCAGGCTCTGGCAGAGCAGCTGCAGCGAGCAG AGGAGATCACCCGGCACAACGGGGCCTCCCACTTCTCCTGGGCCAAGGAGCCTGAGGAGCGCAGCCGGCTCTGGGCAGCACGGCACAATGTCTGGTACGCAGTCCTGGCCCTACGGCCAGGCTGCAAG GGCTATTCCACTGATGTATGTGTGCCCATCTCCCGGCTGCCGGAGATCCTGGTGCAGACCAAGGAGGACCTGAAGGCCTCGGGACTCACAG GAGCCATTGTTGGGCATGTGGGTGATGGCAACTTCCACTGTATCCTGGTGGTAGACCCAGAGGACCCTGAGGAGCTCCACAGGGTCGAGGCCTTTGCACAACACCTGGGCAG GCGGGCACTGGCACTCCACGGGACATGCACTGGGGAACATGGGATTGGGCTGGGCAAGCGGCAGCTGCTGCAGGAGGAGGTAGGCGCTGTGGGTGTGGAGACCATGCGGCAGCTCAAGGCCATGCTGGACCCC
- the LDHD gene encoding probable D-lactate dehydrogenase, mitochondrial isoform X5, which yields MDRILELNLEDFSVVVEPGVTRKALNTHLRDSGLWFPVGRPGTPGPFPGPWGLPGSRIFSGLVGKGAPAHPGSPLPTLCPSDPGADASLCGMAATGASGTNAVRYGTMRDNVLNLEVVLPNGQLLHTAGPRRHFRKSAAGYNLTALFVGSEGTLGLITATTLRLHPAPEATVAATCAFPSVQAAVDSTVHILQAAVPVARIEFLDDVTMDACNRHSKLNCSVAPTLFLEFHGSKQALAEQLQRAEEITRHNGASHFSWAKEPEERSRLWAARHNVWYAVLALRPGCKGYSTDVCVPISRLPEILVQTKEDLKASGLTGAIVGHVGDGNFHCILVVDPEDPEELHRVEAFAQHLGRRALALHGTCTGEHGIGLGKRQLLQEEVGAVGVETMRQLKAMLDPRGLMNPGKVL from the exons ATGGACCGGATCCTGGAGTTGAATCTGGAAGACTTCTCAGTGGTGGTGGAGCCCGGCGTCACCCGCAAAGCTCTTAACACCCACCTGCGGGATAGCGGCCTTTGGTTCCCTGTGGGTAGGCCTGGGACTCCCGGACCTTTCCCAGGGCCTTGGGGACTCCCTGGTAGCAGGATTTTTTCCGGGCTTGTGGGGAAAGGGGCTCCTGCCCATCCAGGCAGCCCTCTGCCCACACTCTGCCCTTCAGACCCAGGTGCAGATGCCTCACTCTGTGGCATGGCGGCCACTGGGGCCTCGGGCACCAATGCCGTGCGCTATGGCACCATGCGGGACAACGTTCTGAACCTGGAGGTTGTGCTGCCCAACGGGCAGCTGCTGCACACTGCAGGTCCACGCCGTCACTTCCG GAAGAGTGCAGCTGGCTACAACCTCACGGCGCTCTTTGTGGGCTCCGAGGGGACACTGGGCCTCATCACAGCCACCACCCTGCGCCTGCACCCTGCCCCTGAGGCCACGGTGGCTGCCACCTGTGCATTCCCCAGTGTCCAGGCTGCCGTGGACAGCACCGTGCACATCCTTCAGGCTGCAGTGCCTGTGGCCCGCATTG AGTTCCTGGATGACGTCACGATGGATGCCTGCAACAGGCACAGCAAGCTGAACTGCTCAGTGGCACCCACACTCTTCCTGGAGTTCCACGGCTCCAAGCAGGCTCTGGCAGAGCAGCTGCAGCGAGCAG AGGAGATCACCCGGCACAACGGGGCCTCCCACTTCTCCTGGGCCAAGGAGCCTGAGGAGCGCAGCCGGCTCTGGGCAGCACGGCACAATGTCTGGTACGCAGTCCTGGCCCTACGGCCAGGCTGCAAG GGCTATTCCACTGATGTATGTGTGCCCATCTCCCGGCTGCCGGAGATCCTGGTGCAGACCAAGGAGGACCTGAAGGCCTCGGGACTCACAG GAGCCATTGTTGGGCATGTGGGTGATGGCAACTTCCACTGTATCCTGGTGGTAGACCCAGAGGACCCTGAGGAGCTCCACAGGGTCGAGGCCTTTGCACAACACCTGGGCAG GCGGGCACTGGCACTCCACGGGACATGCACTGGGGAACATGGGATTGGGCTGGGCAAGCGGCAGCTGCTGCAGGAGGAGGTAGGCGCTGTGGGTGTGGAGACCATGCGGCAGCTCAAGGCCATGCTGGACCCC
- the LDHD gene encoding probable D-lactate dehydrogenase, mitochondrial isoform X1, with amino-acid sequence MALLLRVTTWGLCPWRGYSSKGAQGALSKGFVEALKAVVGPSSVSTAAVIREQHGRDESVHRCQPPDAVVWPQNVYQVCRLAALCYCQGVPIIPFGTGTGLEGGVCAVQGGVCINLTHMDRILELNLEDFSVVVEPGVTRKALNTHLRDSGLWFPVGRPGTPGPFPGPWGLPGSRIFSGLVGKGAPAHPGSPLPTLCPSDPGADASLCGMAATGASGTNAVRYGTMRDNVLNLEVVLPNGQLLHTAGPRRHFRKSAAGYNLTALFVGSEGTLGLITATTLRLHPAPEATVAATCAFPSVQAAVDSTVHILQAAVPVARIEFLDDVTMDACNRHSKLNCSVAPTLFLEFHGSKQALAEQLQRAEEITRHNGASHFSWAKEPEERSRLWAARHNVWYAVLALRPGCKGYSTDVCVPISRLPEILVQTKEDLKASGLTGAIVGHVGDGNFHCILVVDPEDPEELHRVEAFAQHLGRRALALHGTCTGEHGIGLGKRQLLQEEVGAVGVETMRQLKAMLDPRGLMNPGKVL; translated from the exons ATGGCCCTTCTGCTGCGGGTCACGACCTGGGGCCTGTGCCCTTGGAGAGGCTACAGCTCTAAGGGGGCGCAG GGCGCACTCAGCAAGGGCTTTGTGGAGGCCCTGAAGGCAGTGGTGGGCCCCTCCAGTGTGTCTACGGCTGCTGTGATCAGAGAGCAGCACGGGCGGGATGAGTCCGTACACAG GTGCCAGCCTCCAGATGCCGTGGTCTGGCCCCAGAATGTGTACCAGGTCTGCCGGCTGGCAGCCCTGTGCTACTGCCAGGGTGTGCCCATCATCCCCTTTGGCACCGGGACGGGGCTTGAGGGTGGAGTGTGCGCTGTGCAG GGTGGTGTCTGCATTAACCTGACCCACATGGACCGGATCCTGGAGTTGAATCTGGAAGACTTCTCAGTGGTGGTGGAGCCCGGCGTCACCCGCAAAGCTCTTAACACCCACCTGCGGGATAGCGGCCTTTGGTTCCCTGTGGGTAGGCCTGGGACTCCCGGACCTTTCCCAGGGCCTTGGGGACTCCCTGGTAGCAGGATTTTTTCCGGGCTTGTGGGGAAAGGGGCTCCTGCCCATCCAGGCAGCCCTCTGCCCACACTCTGCCCTTCAGACCCAGGTGCAGATGCCTCACTCTGTGGCATGGCGGCCACTGGGGCCTCGGGCACCAATGCCGTGCGCTATGGCACCATGCGGGACAACGTTCTGAACCTGGAGGTTGTGCTGCCCAACGGGCAGCTGCTGCACACTGCAGGTCCACGCCGTCACTTCCG GAAGAGTGCAGCTGGCTACAACCTCACGGCGCTCTTTGTGGGCTCCGAGGGGACACTGGGCCTCATCACAGCCACCACCCTGCGCCTGCACCCTGCCCCTGAGGCCACGGTGGCTGCCACCTGTGCATTCCCCAGTGTCCAGGCTGCCGTGGACAGCACCGTGCACATCCTTCAGGCTGCAGTGCCTGTGGCCCGCATTG AGTTCCTGGATGACGTCACGATGGATGCCTGCAACAGGCACAGCAAGCTGAACTGCTCAGTGGCACCCACACTCTTCCTGGAGTTCCACGGCTCCAAGCAGGCTCTGGCAGAGCAGCTGCAGCGAGCAG AGGAGATCACCCGGCACAACGGGGCCTCCCACTTCTCCTGGGCCAAGGAGCCTGAGGAGCGCAGCCGGCTCTGGGCAGCACGGCACAATGTCTGGTACGCAGTCCTGGCCCTACGGCCAGGCTGCAAG GGCTATTCCACTGATGTATGTGTGCCCATCTCCCGGCTGCCGGAGATCCTGGTGCAGACCAAGGAGGACCTGAAGGCCTCGGGACTCACAG GAGCCATTGTTGGGCATGTGGGTGATGGCAACTTCCACTGTATCCTGGTGGTAGACCCAGAGGACCCTGAGGAGCTCCACAGGGTCGAGGCCTTTGCACAACACCTGGGCAG GCGGGCACTGGCACTCCACGGGACATGCACTGGGGAACATGGGATTGGGCTGGGCAAGCGGCAGCTGCTGCAGGAGGAGGTAGGCGCTGTGGGTGTGGAGACCATGCGGCAGCTCAAGGCCATGCTGGACCCC
- the LDHD gene encoding probable D-lactate dehydrogenase, mitochondrial isoform X2: MALLLRVTTWGLCPWRGYSSKGAQGALSKGFVEALKAVVGPSSVSTAAVIREQHGRDESVHRCQPPDAVVWPQNVYQVCRLAALCYCQGVPIIPFGTGTGLEGGVCAVQGGVCINLTHMDRILELNLEDFSVVVEPGVTRKALNTHLRDSGLWFPVGRPGTPGPFPGPWGLPGSRIFSGLVGKGAPAHPGSPLPTLCPSDPGADASLCGMAATGASGTNAVRYGTMRDNVLNLEVVLPNGQLLHTAGPRRHFRKSAAGYNLTALFVGSEGTLGLITATTLRLHPAPEATVAATCAFPSVQAAVDSTVHILQAAVPVARIEFLDDVTMDACNRHSKLNCSVAPTLFLEFHGSKQALAEQLQRAEEITRHNGASHFSWAKEPEERSRLWAARHNVWYAVLALRPGCKGYSTDVCVPISRLPEILVQTKEDLKASGLTGAIVGHVGDGNFHCILVVDPEDPEELHRVEAFAQHLGRIFLHCPPGGHWHSTGHALGNMGLGWASGSCCRRR, encoded by the exons ATGGCCCTTCTGCTGCGGGTCACGACCTGGGGCCTGTGCCCTTGGAGAGGCTACAGCTCTAAGGGGGCGCAG GGCGCACTCAGCAAGGGCTTTGTGGAGGCCCTGAAGGCAGTGGTGGGCCCCTCCAGTGTGTCTACGGCTGCTGTGATCAGAGAGCAGCACGGGCGGGATGAGTCCGTACACAG GTGCCAGCCTCCAGATGCCGTGGTCTGGCCCCAGAATGTGTACCAGGTCTGCCGGCTGGCAGCCCTGTGCTACTGCCAGGGTGTGCCCATCATCCCCTTTGGCACCGGGACGGGGCTTGAGGGTGGAGTGTGCGCTGTGCAG GGTGGTGTCTGCATTAACCTGACCCACATGGACCGGATCCTGGAGTTGAATCTGGAAGACTTCTCAGTGGTGGTGGAGCCCGGCGTCACCCGCAAAGCTCTTAACACCCACCTGCGGGATAGCGGCCTTTGGTTCCCTGTGGGTAGGCCTGGGACTCCCGGACCTTTCCCAGGGCCTTGGGGACTCCCTGGTAGCAGGATTTTTTCCGGGCTTGTGGGGAAAGGGGCTCCTGCCCATCCAGGCAGCCCTCTGCCCACACTCTGCCCTTCAGACCCAGGTGCAGATGCCTCACTCTGTGGCATGGCGGCCACTGGGGCCTCGGGCACCAATGCCGTGCGCTATGGCACCATGCGGGACAACGTTCTGAACCTGGAGGTTGTGCTGCCCAACGGGCAGCTGCTGCACACTGCAGGTCCACGCCGTCACTTCCG GAAGAGTGCAGCTGGCTACAACCTCACGGCGCTCTTTGTGGGCTCCGAGGGGACACTGGGCCTCATCACAGCCACCACCCTGCGCCTGCACCCTGCCCCTGAGGCCACGGTGGCTGCCACCTGTGCATTCCCCAGTGTCCAGGCTGCCGTGGACAGCACCGTGCACATCCTTCAGGCTGCAGTGCCTGTGGCCCGCATTG AGTTCCTGGATGACGTCACGATGGATGCCTGCAACAGGCACAGCAAGCTGAACTGCTCAGTGGCACCCACACTCTTCCTGGAGTTCCACGGCTCCAAGCAGGCTCTGGCAGAGCAGCTGCAGCGAGCAG AGGAGATCACCCGGCACAACGGGGCCTCCCACTTCTCCTGGGCCAAGGAGCCTGAGGAGCGCAGCCGGCTCTGGGCAGCACGGCACAATGTCTGGTACGCAGTCCTGGCCCTACGGCCAGGCTGCAAG GGCTATTCCACTGATGTATGTGTGCCCATCTCCCGGCTGCCGGAGATCCTGGTGCAGACCAAGGAGGACCTGAAGGCCTCGGGACTCACAG GAGCCATTGTTGGGCATGTGGGTGATGGCAACTTCCACTGTATCCTGGTGGTAGACCCAGAGGACCCTGAGGAGCTCCACAGGGTCGAGGCCTTTGCACAACACCTGGGCAG GATCTTTCTCCACTGTCCTCCAGGCGGGCACTGGCACTCCACGGGACATGCACTGGGGAACATGGGATTGGGCTGGGCAAGCGGCAGCTGCTGCAGGAGGAGGTAG
- the LDHD gene encoding probable D-lactate dehydrogenase, mitochondrial isoform X6 has product MALLLRVTTWGLCPWRGYSSKGAQGALSKGFVEALKAVVGPSSVSTAAVIREQHGRDESVHRCQPPDAVVWPQNVYQVCRLAALCYCQGVPIIPFGTGTGLEGGVCAVQGGVCINLTHMDRILELNLEDFSVVVEPGVTRKALNTHLRDSGLWFPVDPGADASLCGMAATGASGTNAVRYGTMRDNVLNLEVVLPNGQLLHTAGPRRHFRSPAPGLGPDVHQHVAWALTCPVSPGSRKSAAGYNLTALFVGSEGTLGLITATTLRLHPAPEATVAATCAFPSVQAAVDSTVHILQAAVPVARIEFLDDVTMDACNRHSKLNCSVAPTLFLEFHGSKQALAEQLQRAEEITRHNGASHFSWAKEPEERSRLWAARHNVWYAVLALRPGCKGYSTDVCVPISRLPEILVQTKEDLKASGLTGAIVGHVGDGNFHCILVVDPEDPEELHRVEAFAQHLGRRALALHGTCTGEHGIGLGKRQLLQEEVGAVGVETMRQLKAMLDPRGLMNPGKVL; this is encoded by the exons ATGGCCCTTCTGCTGCGGGTCACGACCTGGGGCCTGTGCCCTTGGAGAGGCTACAGCTCTAAGGGGGCGCAG GGCGCACTCAGCAAGGGCTTTGTGGAGGCCCTGAAGGCAGTGGTGGGCCCCTCCAGTGTGTCTACGGCTGCTGTGATCAGAGAGCAGCACGGGCGGGATGAGTCCGTACACAG GTGCCAGCCTCCAGATGCCGTGGTCTGGCCCCAGAATGTGTACCAGGTCTGCCGGCTGGCAGCCCTGTGCTACTGCCAGGGTGTGCCCATCATCCCCTTTGGCACCGGGACGGGGCTTGAGGGTGGAGTGTGCGCTGTGCAG GGTGGTGTCTGCATTAACCTGACCCACATGGACCGGATCCTGGAGTTGAATCTGGAAGACTTCTCAGTGGTGGTGGAGCCCGGCGTCACCCGCAAAGCTCTTAACACCCACCTGCGGGATAGCGGCCTTTGGTTCCCTGTGG ACCCAGGTGCAGATGCCTCACTCTGTGGCATGGCGGCCACTGGGGCCTCGGGCACCAATGCCGTGCGCTATGGCACCATGCGGGACAACGTTCTGAACCTGGAGGTTGTGCTGCCCAACGGGCAGCTGCTGCACACTGCAGGTCCACGCCGTCACTTCCG CTCCCCAGCACCAGGCCTTGGGCCAGACGTCCATCAGCACGTGGCCTGGGCACTCACCTGCCCTGTGTCCCCGGGATCCAGGAAGAGTGCAGCTGGCTACAACCTCACGGCGCTCTTTGTGGGCTCCGAGGGGACACTGGGCCTCATCACAGCCACCACCCTGCGCCTGCACCCTGCCCCTGAGGCCACGGTGGCTGCCACCTGTGCATTCCCCAGTGTCCAGGCTGCCGTGGACAGCACCGTGCACATCCTTCAGGCTGCAGTGCCTGTGGCCCGCATTG AGTTCCTGGATGACGTCACGATGGATGCCTGCAACAGGCACAGCAAGCTGAACTGCTCAGTGGCACCCACACTCTTCCTGGAGTTCCACGGCTCCAAGCAGGCTCTGGCAGAGCAGCTGCAGCGAGCAG AGGAGATCACCCGGCACAACGGGGCCTCCCACTTCTCCTGGGCCAAGGAGCCTGAGGAGCGCAGCCGGCTCTGGGCAGCACGGCACAATGTCTGGTACGCAGTCCTGGCCCTACGGCCAGGCTGCAAG GGCTATTCCACTGATGTATGTGTGCCCATCTCCCGGCTGCCGGAGATCCTGGTGCAGACCAAGGAGGACCTGAAGGCCTCGGGACTCACAG GAGCCATTGTTGGGCATGTGGGTGATGGCAACTTCCACTGTATCCTGGTGGTAGACCCAGAGGACCCTGAGGAGCTCCACAGGGTCGAGGCCTTTGCACAACACCTGGGCAG GCGGGCACTGGCACTCCACGGGACATGCACTGGGGAACATGGGATTGGGCTGGGCAAGCGGCAGCTGCTGCAGGAGGAGGTAGGCGCTGTGGGTGTGGAGACCATGCGGCAGCTCAAGGCCATGCTGGACCCC
- the LDHD gene encoding probable D-lactate dehydrogenase, mitochondrial isoform X4, whose amino-acid sequence MALLLRVTTWGLCPWRGYSSKGAQGGVCINLTHMDRILELNLEDFSVVVEPGVTRKALNTHLRDSGLWFPVGRPGTPGPFPGPWGLPGSRIFSGLVGKGAPAHPGSPLPTLCPSDPGADASLCGMAATGASGTNAVRYGTMRDNVLNLEVVLPNGQLLHTAGPRRHFRKSAAGYNLTALFVGSEGTLGLITATTLRLHPAPEATVAATCAFPSVQAAVDSTVHILQAAVPVARIEFLDDVTMDACNRHSKLNCSVAPTLFLEFHGSKQALAEQLQRAEEITRHNGASHFSWAKEPEERSRLWAARHNVWYAVLALRPGCKGYSTDVCVPISRLPEILVQTKEDLKASGLTGAIVGHVGDGNFHCILVVDPEDPEELHRVEAFAQHLGRRALALHGTCTGEHGIGLGKRQLLQEEVGAVGVETMRQLKAMLDPRGLMNPGKVL is encoded by the exons ATGGCCCTTCTGCTGCGGGTCACGACCTGGGGCCTGTGCCCTTGGAGAGGCTACAGCTCTAAGGGGGCGCAG GGTGGTGTCTGCATTAACCTGACCCACATGGACCGGATCCTGGAGTTGAATCTGGAAGACTTCTCAGTGGTGGTGGAGCCCGGCGTCACCCGCAAAGCTCTTAACACCCACCTGCGGGATAGCGGCCTTTGGTTCCCTGTGGGTAGGCCTGGGACTCCCGGACCTTTCCCAGGGCCTTGGGGACTCCCTGGTAGCAGGATTTTTTCCGGGCTTGTGGGGAAAGGGGCTCCTGCCCATCCAGGCAGCCCTCTGCCCACACTCTGCCCTTCAGACCCAGGTGCAGATGCCTCACTCTGTGGCATGGCGGCCACTGGGGCCTCGGGCACCAATGCCGTGCGCTATGGCACCATGCGGGACAACGTTCTGAACCTGGAGGTTGTGCTGCCCAACGGGCAGCTGCTGCACACTGCAGGTCCACGCCGTCACTTCCG GAAGAGTGCAGCTGGCTACAACCTCACGGCGCTCTTTGTGGGCTCCGAGGGGACACTGGGCCTCATCACAGCCACCACCCTGCGCCTGCACCCTGCCCCTGAGGCCACGGTGGCTGCCACCTGTGCATTCCCCAGTGTCCAGGCTGCCGTGGACAGCACCGTGCACATCCTTCAGGCTGCAGTGCCTGTGGCCCGCATTG AGTTCCTGGATGACGTCACGATGGATGCCTGCAACAGGCACAGCAAGCTGAACTGCTCAGTGGCACCCACACTCTTCCTGGAGTTCCACGGCTCCAAGCAGGCTCTGGCAGAGCAGCTGCAGCGAGCAG AGGAGATCACCCGGCACAACGGGGCCTCCCACTTCTCCTGGGCCAAGGAGCCTGAGGAGCGCAGCCGGCTCTGGGCAGCACGGCACAATGTCTGGTACGCAGTCCTGGCCCTACGGCCAGGCTGCAAG GGCTATTCCACTGATGTATGTGTGCCCATCTCCCGGCTGCCGGAGATCCTGGTGCAGACCAAGGAGGACCTGAAGGCCTCGGGACTCACAG GAGCCATTGTTGGGCATGTGGGTGATGGCAACTTCCACTGTATCCTGGTGGTAGACCCAGAGGACCCTGAGGAGCTCCACAGGGTCGAGGCCTTTGCACAACACCTGGGCAG GCGGGCACTGGCACTCCACGGGACATGCACTGGGGAACATGGGATTGGGCTGGGCAAGCGGCAGCTGCTGCAGGAGGAGGTAGGCGCTGTGGGTGTGGAGACCATGCGGCAGCTCAAGGCCATGCTGGACCCC